A single genomic interval of Stieleria maiorica harbors:
- a CDS encoding aspartate carbamoyltransferase catalytic subunit produces the protein MSVPDLTSYTERWDRRHLLDLESLSAEEITLLLDVAQRLKEATEGCRRKLSLLSGKTCANLFFENSTRTRNSFSLAAKRLGADTVEFGSTGSSTAKGETFADTAKTIEAMGVDWVVTRHSTPGTPNLLARELGCCVLNAGDGPHEHPTQGLLDLLTIRQHRGNLDGLTVALVGDIAHSRTARSNIWGLKKLGAHVIICGPPTLVSPRWQELGFEVAHHLDEILPRCDVLNLLRIQFERQDARPFPSVREYAALYAMNATRMRHAKDNILIMAPGPINRGVEITPEVADGPHSVILEQVTNGIAVRMSALYLLSVADDRHANRNGAAIETQAN, from the coding sequence ATGAGCGTGCCTGATTTGACATCGTATACGGAGCGTTGGGATCGCCGGCACTTGTTGGATTTGGAGTCCCTGTCTGCCGAAGAAATCACGCTGTTGCTGGACGTCGCCCAACGGCTGAAGGAGGCGACCGAGGGATGTCGCCGCAAATTGTCGCTGCTGAGCGGCAAGACGTGCGCGAATCTGTTTTTCGAGAACAGCACGCGGACCCGCAACAGTTTTTCTTTGGCGGCCAAACGCCTGGGCGCCGACACGGTCGAATTCGGGTCGACCGGTTCCAGCACGGCCAAGGGCGAAACGTTTGCCGACACGGCCAAGACGATCGAAGCGATGGGCGTGGACTGGGTGGTCACCCGCCACAGCACCCCCGGAACACCCAACCTGTTGGCCCGCGAGCTCGGGTGCTGTGTTTTGAATGCCGGCGACGGCCCGCACGAACATCCCACGCAAGGCTTGCTGGATCTGCTGACGATCCGCCAACACCGCGGCAACCTGGACGGATTGACGGTTGCCTTGGTCGGAGACATCGCCCACAGCCGCACCGCACGGAGCAACATTTGGGGGCTGAAAAAGTTAGGCGCCCACGTGATCATCTGCGGACCGCCGACCCTGGTCAGCCCGCGATGGCAGGAACTGGGTTTTGAAGTGGCCCACCACTTGGACGAAATCCTGCCCCGCTGCGATGTGTTGAACTTGTTGCGGATTCAGTTTGAACGGCAAGATGCACGGCCATTCCCCAGTGTCCGCGAGTACGCGGCGCTGTACGCGATGAACGCCACCCGAATGCGTCACGCCAAGGACAACATCCTGATCATGGCTCCCGGGCCGATCAACCGTGGCGTCGAAATCACCCCGGAAGTCGCCGATGGTCCGCATTCGGTGATCCTGGAACAAGTCACCAACGGAATCGCCGTTCGCATGTCCGCCCTGTACTTGCTGTCGGTCGCGGACGACCGACATGCCAATCGGAACGGCGCAGCGATCGAAACGCAAGCGAACTAA
- a CDS encoding DUF423 domain-containing protein, whose translation MNSPDRFLLVAAAIAGATGVALGAFAAHGLEGFLQSQGLEPEMVAKRVGQFETGSRYHLVHAVVLLALSGLAGHGGSMIRRVGALFLAGIVLFSGSLYVLVLTGTPWLGAITPLGGVAWIIAWVLLGFWAPRRQAV comes from the coding sequence ATGAACTCGCCCGACCGATTCCTGCTCGTTGCCGCTGCGATTGCCGGCGCCACGGGCGTCGCACTCGGCGCGTTTGCCGCGCACGGCTTGGAAGGCTTCCTGCAATCACAAGGGCTGGAACCCGAAATGGTCGCCAAACGCGTCGGGCAATTCGAAACCGGATCGCGGTACCACCTTGTCCACGCGGTCGTCTTGCTGGCCCTGAGCGGATTGGCTGGCCACGGCGGTTCGATGATTCGTCGCGTCGGCGCACTGTTCCTGGCTGGAATCGTTCTCTTTAGCGGCAGTTTGTACGTGCTGGTGTTGACCGGAACCCCATGGCTGGGCGCGATCACACCGCTCGGTGGCGTCGCCTGGATTATCGCTTGGGTGTTGTTGGGGTTTTGGGCGCCCCGTCGGCAAGCGGTTTAA
- a CDS encoding class I SAM-dependent methyltransferase gives MDATQFNRRAWDNIATSRRKWFTPAGTTEIEAARRGDFSIRLTATKPVPERWIGDVRDKAILALAAGGGHQGPLLAAAGARVTVVDFSAGQLAIDEKLAQEHRLTIQTVQADMADMNSIAGEQFDIVINPCSVNFVSDVRPVWREAARVLKPGGALISGMIQPVNFLFDAVKRDRGKLKVRFKIPYSDLDLPPEEREQTIGPERPIDFGHSLADLIGGQLDAGFMLADIMEDVWGGDDKLSDHIATFMATRAVKRT, from the coding sequence TTGGACGCGACGCAATTCAATCGACGAGCCTGGGACAATATCGCGACCAGCCGGCGAAAGTGGTTCACACCGGCAGGGACGACCGAGATCGAGGCGGCTCGGCGCGGTGATTTCTCGATTCGTCTGACCGCGACCAAGCCGGTGCCGGAACGTTGGATCGGAGACGTCCGCGACAAGGCGATCCTGGCGTTGGCAGCGGGGGGTGGGCATCAAGGTCCGCTGTTGGCCGCGGCCGGTGCACGCGTGACCGTGGTCGATTTCAGCGCCGGTCAGTTGGCGATCGATGAGAAGCTGGCCCAAGAACACCGGCTGACGATCCAGACGGTCCAAGCCGACATGGCCGATATGAATTCGATCGCCGGCGAACAGTTTGATATCGTGATTAATCCCTGTTCGGTCAACTTCGTCAGCGATGTCCGCCCGGTTTGGCGGGAAGCGGCGCGCGTGCTCAAGCCGGGCGGGGCATTGATCAGCGGGATGATCCAGCCGGTGAATTTTCTGTTCGATGCCGTCAAACGAGACCGTGGCAAGTTGAAGGTGCGGTTCAAGATCCCCTACAGCGATCTGGATCTTCCGCCCGAGGAACGCGAACAAACGATCGGACCGGAACGGCCGATCGATTTTGGTCACTCGCTCGCCGATTTGATCGGCGGACAACTCGACGCCGGGTTCATGCTGGCGGATATAATGGAAGACGTCTGGGGAGGCGACGATAAGTTGTCCGACCACATCGCGACCTTCATGGCCACCCGTGCGGTCAAACGAACGTGA
- a CDS encoding dihydroorotase: MNKPLLIENGTLIDPSQNLNRVGRILLAGGVIAAIDPSDGDLPQDHDVIDAGGCLVAPGLVDLGVELREPGYEEDETVHSGSHAALAGGYTSILAASSTDPVIDSHGAVEFVRQKATQANGARVYVVGCLSKGRSGKQMAELGLLAEAGAVAFSDAPRAAPSDALLKRALEYCRMLDRPVIDSPEVPEMALGGVMHDGQVSLVLGLKGLPTEAEDLAVARDVRLAEATDGRLHVGPVSTMGAVDMLRRVKSRGVVVTASACPHNLMLSDATMRSYESRFKVHPPLRSPSHVATLCQAVKDKTIDAIQSGHMPRSREKMMNDLDQSPFGISSLETALATAATALVRTGTLDWIELIDRMSTRPAQIAGLDAGTLGIGRPADVTVINPNAGWKVDPSQFRSTCISTPFAGMELIGRVKHTVVGGDLRFSD, translated from the coding sequence ATGAACAAGCCATTGCTGATCGAAAACGGGACGTTGATCGACCCCAGTCAGAACTTGAACCGCGTTGGTCGGATCCTGCTGGCCGGCGGCGTGATCGCGGCGATCGATCCCAGTGACGGCGACCTGCCCCAAGACCATGACGTCATCGATGCCGGCGGTTGTCTGGTCGCGCCGGGGCTGGTCGACCTGGGTGTCGAATTGCGGGAGCCGGGATACGAGGAAGACGAAACGGTGCACAGCGGATCGCACGCGGCGCTGGCCGGCGGCTACACGTCGATCTTGGCGGCATCGAGCACCGACCCGGTGATCGATTCGCACGGCGCGGTCGAATTCGTCCGCCAGAAAGCGACCCAAGCCAATGGCGCCCGCGTTTACGTCGTCGGCTGTCTCAGCAAAGGACGTTCCGGAAAACAAATGGCCGAATTGGGGCTGTTGGCCGAAGCCGGCGCGGTCGCATTCAGCGATGCCCCCCGCGCCGCGCCCAGCGATGCACTGTTGAAGCGGGCGCTAGAGTACTGTCGCATGCTCGACCGCCCGGTGATCGATTCACCCGAGGTTCCCGAGATGGCTCTGGGTGGGGTGATGCACGACGGCCAGGTTTCACTGGTGCTGGGTTTGAAGGGGCTGCCGACCGAAGCGGAGGACTTGGCCGTTGCCCGCGATGTGCGACTGGCCGAAGCGACCGACGGGCGATTGCATGTCGGACCGGTCAGCACGATGGGCGCGGTCGACATGCTCCGCCGTGTGAAATCACGCGGCGTCGTGGTGACGGCGTCGGCCTGTCCCCACAATTTGATGCTCAGCGACGCGACCATGCGGTCTTACGAATCGCGTTTCAAAGTCCATCCGCCGCTCCGCAGCCCCAGCCATGTCGCAACGCTTTGCCAAGCGGTCAAGGACAAGACGATCGATGCGATCCAGTCCGGGCACATGCCGCGCAGTCGCGAAAAGATGATGAACGATTTGGATCAATCGCCCTTCGGGATCTCGTCGCTGGAAACGGCGTTGGCCACCGCGGCAACGGCTCTGGTGCGGACCGGAACGTTGGACTGGATCGAATTGATCGACCGCATGTCCACGCGTCCGGCCCAGATCGCCGGCCTGGATGCGGGGACGCTGGGAATCGGGCGTCCGGCCGACGTCACCGTCATCAATCCCAACGCCGGATGGAAGGTCGACCCCAGCCAATTTCGTTCGACCTGTATCAGCACGCCGTTTGCCGGCATGGAACTGATCGGTCGGGTCAAGCACACGGTCGTCGGTGGCGATTTGCGTTTCAGTGATTGA
- a CDS encoding alpha/beta hydrolase, with protein MNRFDATTIWKSVSEQVPDGGDSTPHPVDALDAEEAARESSGGAAADWSEAIGAQTFFVPLHYESNYRYPLIVWLHSDGFNENQVCHVMPHVSSRNYVATGVRAPAASDPSGHRFAWSNSVAAVQWAERSVLEAIDRTAAQYSVHAQRIILAGYQNGGTMAARIAMRHPERFAAAISLGGSFQLPKCSDLDRQRLKERRLPMLWQRSIESEFYDQTRLVSEIQAASSIGAQVEIRQYRNDDEMNTAVLSDLDRWIMNHVVNGAPVAKLSPWDTSPTSFSDN; from the coding sequence ATGAACCGATTTGATGCGACCACGATCTGGAAATCCGTTAGCGAACAAGTTCCCGACGGAGGTGACAGCACCCCACACCCTGTCGACGCTCTTGATGCGGAGGAAGCGGCACGAGAGTCATCCGGTGGAGCAGCGGCTGACTGGTCAGAGGCGATCGGCGCCCAGACCTTTTTTGTGCCGCTGCATTACGAATCGAATTACCGATACCCACTGATCGTTTGGCTGCACAGCGACGGATTCAATGAGAATCAAGTCTGCCATGTGATGCCGCACGTCAGTTCGCGCAACTATGTCGCGACGGGCGTTCGTGCACCTGCGGCGTCTGATCCATCAGGGCATCGTTTCGCATGGAGCAACTCGGTGGCCGCGGTGCAGTGGGCCGAGCGGAGTGTGCTGGAAGCGATCGACCGAACCGCAGCTCAGTACAGTGTACATGCCCAGCGGATCATCCTGGCCGGTTATCAGAATGGCGGCACGATGGCCGCGCGGATCGCGATGCGTCATCCGGAACGGTTCGCCGCGGCGATTTCACTGGGCGGATCCTTCCAGCTGCCGAAATGCTCTGACCTGGACCGCCAGCGACTCAAAGAGCGACGGCTGCCGATGTTGTGGCAACGGTCGATCGAAAGCGAGTTCTACGACCAAACACGCTTGGTTTCGGAAATCCAAGCCGCCAGCTCGATCGGGGCGCAAGTGGAGATCCGGCAATACCGCAACGACGACGAAATGAACACGGCCGTTTTGTCGGATCTGGACCGATGGATCATGAACCATGTGGTGAACGGTGCTCCAGTTGCTAAACTAAGCCCCTGGGATACGAGCCCGACCTCGTTCTCGGATAATTAG
- a CDS encoding DUF1501 domain-containing protein — protein sequence MLNLTARGTSHTCNGTTRRDFLQIGTLGALGLGLPQYLAAAERGVVDPHKDNRSCIMIFNLGAPSQLDTFDMKPEAPAEVRGPFQAISTKGDFQLSEILPRHAEIADKFSIIRSCYHTAAAVHDAGWQMLQTGRQFTGGVNYPHAGAVLQYMRGRRSDLPAHVVLPETMGRGGGNLPNGQAGGFLGKTYDPFALMADPSKPNFKVPDLLPPPTLGDVRIDRRRRMRAAIEGRMKELEATESAKMLDKNFEAAYRLMNSTQAREAFDLTKEPTKVRERYGMNRFGQCCLLSRRLIEAGVRFVTINTFLTVFNEVTWDIHGSKPFTTIEGMKNIVAPMYDQGYSALLTDLADRGMLDDTLVCGLAEFGRTPKVNPAGGRDHWPQCFSTTFAGGGVQGGRAIGASDPIGAVPADRPTQPGELIATVFHSLGLDLEAEIPGPGGRPFPLVDFGMREVKELFV from the coding sequence ATGTTAAATCTGACCGCTCGCGGAACGTCCCACACCTGCAACGGCACCACCCGTAGAGACTTCTTGCAAATCGGAACCTTGGGAGCGTTGGGGCTGGGTCTGCCCCAATACCTGGCCGCCGCCGAACGTGGCGTCGTCGATCCCCACAAGGACAATCGATCCTGCATCATGATCTTTAATCTGGGGGCGCCAAGCCAGTTGGACACGTTCGACATGAAGCCCGAGGCCCCCGCAGAGGTCCGCGGTCCCTTCCAAGCGATTTCCACCAAGGGCGATTTCCAGCTTTCCGAAATCCTGCCGCGACACGCCGAAATCGCCGACAAGTTTTCGATCATCCGTTCCTGCTATCACACCGCCGCGGCCGTGCACGATGCCGGGTGGCAGATGCTTCAAACGGGCCGCCAATTCACGGGCGGAGTGAATTACCCGCATGCCGGAGCAGTGTTGCAGTACATGCGAGGACGCCGCAGTGATTTGCCCGCCCATGTGGTGCTGCCCGAAACAATGGGCCGCGGCGGTGGCAACCTGCCCAACGGTCAAGCCGGCGGCTTTCTGGGCAAGACCTATGATCCCTTCGCGTTGATGGCTGACCCGAGCAAACCGAATTTCAAAGTCCCCGATCTGTTGCCGCCGCCGACCTTGGGCGATGTGCGGATCGATCGTCGCCGACGTATGCGGGCCGCGATCGAAGGCCGCATGAAGGAACTCGAAGCGACCGAGTCGGCCAAGATGCTGGACAAGAATTTCGAAGCCGCCTACCGGTTGATGAACAGCACGCAGGCGCGCGAAGCGTTCGATTTGACGAAAGAGCCGACGAAGGTGCGCGAGCGCTACGGCATGAACCGATTCGGACAATGTTGCCTGTTGTCGCGACGGTTGATCGAAGCCGGCGTGCGATTCGTCACCATCAACACGTTCCTGACCGTGTTCAACGAAGTCACCTGGGACATCCACGGCAGCAAACCCTTCACGACCATCGAAGGCATGAAGAACATCGTCGCACCGATGTACGACCAAGGGTATTCGGCACTGCTGACCGACTTGGCCGACCGCGGAATGCTCGATGACACGCTGGTGTGTGGTTTGGCCGAATTCGGACGTACGCCGAAGGTCAATCCTGCCGGCGGCAGGGATCATTGGCCGCAGTGTTTTTCGACCACGTTCGCCGGCGGCGGCGTGCAAGGCGGACGGGCGATCGGAGCGAGCGATCCGATCGGTGCCGTGCCCGCCGACCGACCGACACAACCGGGCGAACTGATCGCCACGGTCTTCCATTCATTGGGACTAGACCTGGAAGCCGAGATCCCGGGCCCCGGCGGCCGCCCGTTCCCACTGGTCGATTTCGGAATGCGCGAAGTCAAAGAGTTGTTCGTGTAA
- a CDS encoding DUF1549 and DUF1553 domain-containing protein, whose translation MRPLSNSSCSVFLAAALSLVCPTPASADDSGFAVLPRTIQLFGGEGRQRVSIVSVRDQLPSSVLDPQRYSITITDSTVATIHDGIVKAVSDGETTLQCRVGDEVAQVPVVVTGTEAEHRWSFRNDVQSVLAKAGCNMGACHGALAGKGGFRLSLRGYDCEQDFLSITREARGRRIEMADPGRSLLLAKPTGALPHKGGLRLDVDSRDYRVLSEWIANGAAPPADDDPSLQRISVLPENAMLSPGDTSQVLVSAHYDDGRVVDVTHWAKFTATDEAVAGVDEDGLAVVRGSGEAAVLVWFGSKVVLARMTVPFQHEAPTERYENAPRRNFIDQENLAQLKTLRLLPSPRSSDEAFLRRSTLDTIGRLPTPEERRLYLDSDARDRRDAWIERLLSSDDFVSYWAYKWSDMLLINGTRLRPIAVKTYYAWVRDRVQANQPWDEFVREILTATGRSDENGATNFYALHQSPEDMTENACQAFLGLSIGCAKCHNHPLEKWTNDQYYAMANLFARVRAKGWGGDGRNGDGLRTLYVSTRGELIQPNRGKPQPPAPLDADPIAFDDPADRRQVLARWMTDPDNPYFARSISNRIWANFFGRGLVEQVDDLRLSNPASNESLLTALSDHLIDVDFDLKQLMRTILQSETYQRSSVPLAQNQSESKYHSRYYPRRLMAEVLLDSIDQVLGTSTTFNELAFPGADRQKTDFYETGTRAIELFDASVNSYFLKTFGRNPREITCECERSDQPSMVQVLHLSNGDTLNPKLAAKRNVLTEAVAEGLDDEAIIRQLFLRGLAREPQADEMKTLLGVLGEYGDADRITGLQDVAWSVLTSTEFTFNH comes from the coding sequence ATGAGACCATTATCGAATTCCTCCTGTTCCGTTTTCCTCGCGGCCGCACTCTCGCTCGTTTGCCCGACCCCTGCCTCGGCCGACGATTCGGGTTTCGCCGTGCTTCCGCGGACGATCCAGCTGTTCGGCGGCGAAGGCCGACAGCGGGTTTCGATCGTCTCGGTTCGTGATCAATTGCCGTCGTCGGTGCTTGATCCGCAGCGCTACAGCATCACGATTACCGATTCAACGGTCGCGACGATTCATGACGGCATCGTGAAGGCCGTCTCCGATGGCGAAACGACACTTCAGTGCCGGGTCGGTGACGAAGTCGCGCAGGTCCCGGTCGTCGTCACGGGCACCGAGGCGGAGCATCGATGGAGTTTTCGAAATGATGTTCAATCGGTACTTGCCAAAGCGGGATGCAACATGGGCGCGTGCCACGGCGCGCTGGCCGGTAAAGGCGGTTTCCGGCTTTCGCTGCGCGGCTACGACTGCGAGCAAGACTTTTTGTCGATCACGCGCGAGGCCCGTGGACGACGCATTGAGATGGCGGACCCGGGGCGTAGCCTGTTGTTGGCCAAACCGACCGGCGCCCTGCCGCACAAAGGCGGGCTGCGACTGGATGTGGATTCGCGTGACTATCGCGTGCTCAGCGAATGGATCGCCAACGGCGCCGCCCCGCCCGCCGATGACGATCCGTCGCTACAGCGAATTTCTGTCTTACCAGAAAACGCGATGCTGTCGCCGGGTGATACCTCCCAGGTCTTGGTCAGCGCCCATTACGACGACGGACGTGTCGTCGACGTCACCCACTGGGCCAAGTTCACCGCGACCGACGAAGCCGTCGCCGGGGTGGATGAAGACGGGTTGGCCGTCGTGCGGGGAAGCGGTGAAGCCGCCGTGCTGGTTTGGTTCGGCAGCAAAGTCGTGCTGGCGAGGATGACGGTCCCCTTTCAGCACGAGGCGCCGACGGAGCGTTACGAAAACGCACCTCGACGAAACTTCATCGACCAAGAAAACCTGGCTCAACTGAAAACCCTGCGGTTGCTACCGTCGCCACGCTCGAGCGATGAAGCCTTCTTACGACGTTCGACACTGGACACGATCGGGCGATTGCCGACGCCGGAGGAACGGCGGTTGTACCTGGATTCCGACGCACGCGACCGCCGCGACGCCTGGATCGAACGCCTGCTTTCCAGTGACGACTTCGTGTCTTACTGGGCGTACAAGTGGTCCGACATGTTGCTGATCAACGGAACACGCTTGCGTCCGATCGCGGTAAAAACCTATTACGCGTGGGTCCGAGACCGCGTGCAAGCGAACCAGCCCTGGGACGAATTCGTCCGCGAGATTTTAACCGCGACCGGACGCAGTGACGAAAACGGCGCGACCAATTTTTACGCGCTGCATCAATCACCCGAGGACATGACCGAAAACGCGTGCCAAGCGTTCCTGGGGCTTTCGATCGGTTGCGCCAAATGCCACAACCATCCGCTGGAAAAATGGACCAACGACCAGTATTACGCGATGGCCAATCTGTTCGCCCGCGTCCGCGCCAAAGGCTGGGGTGGTGACGGCCGCAACGGTGACGGATTGCGAACGCTGTACGTTTCGACGCGCGGCGAATTGATCCAGCCCAATCGCGGCAAACCCCAACCGCCGGCCCCGCTGGACGCCGATCCGATCGCTTTCGATGACCCCGCCGATCGACGCCAGGTGCTGGCCCGGTGGATGACCGATCCAGACAATCCGTACTTTGCCCGTTCGATCAGCAACCGGATCTGGGCCAACTTCTTCGGCCGCGGGTTGGTCGAACAAGTCGATGATCTGCGGCTGAGTAATCCCGCGTCCAACGAATCCCTGCTGACCGCACTCAGCGACCACTTGATCGACGTCGACTTTGATTTGAAACAACTGATGCGGACGATCTTGCAGAGCGAAACGTACCAACGCAGCAGCGTCCCGTTGGCCCAAAACCAAAGCGAATCGAAATACCACAGCCGGTACTATCCGCGACGATTGATGGCCGAGGTCCTGTTGGATTCGATCGACCAAGTGCTCGGCACATCAACGACGTTCAACGAATTGGCGTTTCCAGGCGCAGACCGCCAAAAGACAGACTTCTACGAAACCGGAACCCGCGCGATCGAGCTGTTTGACGCTTCGGTGAACTCGTACTTTTTGAAGACGTTCGGCCGCAACCCGCGTGAAATCACCTGCGAATGTGAACGCAGTGACCAACCCAGCATGGTTCAGGTGCTGCACCTGTCAAACGGCGACACACTGAATCCCAAGTTGGCCGCAAAGCGAAATGTGTTGACCGAAGCGGTCGCCGAAGGGCTGGATGACGAAGCGATCATCCGGCAGTTGTTCCTGCGCGGGTTGGCCCGCGAGCCCCAGGCCGATGAAATGAAGACGCTTTTGGGAGTGCTGGGCGAGTACGGTGATGCCGATCGGATCACGGGGCTGCAAGATGTCGCCTGGAGCGTGCTGACCAGCACCGAATTTACGTTCAATCACTGA
- a CDS encoding response regulator transcription factor yields the protein MADEDSDDLPEVAQSDRGAKILIVDDDAEIIESVRYALEDAGYEVVIARDGNQGLALAERESPNLIILDMMMPKRSGFLVLEKLRRMSEEMVPVIMITGNEGSRHKAYAELLGVSEYIRKPFQMDKLLRAVGTQLASA from the coding sequence ATGGCCGACGAAGACTCTGACGATCTCCCCGAAGTGGCTCAAAGCGATCGCGGCGCGAAGATTCTGATCGTTGACGATGACGCGGAAATCATCGAGTCGGTGCGTTACGCGCTCGAAGACGCCGGATACGAAGTGGTGATCGCACGCGATGGCAATCAAGGTCTGGCGCTGGCCGAACGCGAGTCGCCCAACCTGATCATCCTGGACATGATGATGCCCAAACGCAGCGGGTTCCTGGTCCTGGAAAAACTGCGACGGATGTCCGAAGAAATGGTCCCGGTGATCATGATCACCGGCAACGAAGGCAGTCGCCACAAAGCGTATGCGGAACTGCTGGGCGTCAGCGAATACATCCGCAAACCATTTCAAATGGACAAACTGCTCCGCGCCGTTGGGACTCAGCTGGCATCGGCATGA